A single region of the Podospora pseudopauciseta strain CBS 411.78 chromosome 1, whole genome shotgun sequence genome encodes:
- a CDS encoding putative NRPS-like protein biosynthetic cluster (COG:I; antiSMASH:Cluster_5; EggNog:ENOG503NUND; SMCOG1002:AMP-dependent synthetase and ligase), translating to MDQLFSNTASTMFSEDLQGVTFKAPPSPPLPDFNIGRLLDRQAQEYPERVAIVSRWQNSRVNYQELHKDCRDIANSLLHHGVRPGDHVIVLAGNTLEYAKLFFATGAIGAVFSIINPTFTTEEVMSAVELLEPTVIFVADRIGYRKNSGLLAELTQLKAQSPLIVRLPAVTAVETIAQGVVPWDEFLQRGSSHSQEDGLLAQYWAKSDPNDTFCVQFTSGTTGPRKAAMLSHRNLISNAWLVGNRLGYTPDDSTCCLAPLFHCFALICGIIAPIMYGGAAVIPSDVFLAGASLEALSEERCTVIHGVATMFQALLDHPDAAKHASNFRLRTGIVAGSTLSRSWIKRLDEVFGFTGLAYGYGMTELSCMVFLTDPSRVSLLDDHTSVGTLLPHSYARVVDSKLNVLPAGVPGELLIFGYLVFKGYYKNPAKTDQALVRDAQGRAWLRTGDLVSINAAGRCTIRGRVKDMIKRGGENIFPADVEAALEKHPGIVAAACIGIPDEYWGEIVGVFVKRESGSKLGERELKLWLRNKVAPHKMPERFFWLGDGGGIPDELPFNHTGKLMKGELRDIATALAKEK from the exons ATGGATCAGCTATTCTCAAATACTGCCTCTACGATGTTCTCAGAAGACCTTCAGGGTGTCACGTTCAAGGCACCCCCGTCCCCACCGCTGCCGGATTTCAATATTGGCCGACTGCTGGACAGGCAAGCACAGGAATACCCGGAAAGAGTAGCGATTGTGTCTCGATGGCAGAACAGCCGTGTAAACTATCAAGAGCTACACAAAGATTGCCGGGATATTGCAAACAGCCTGCTACATCATGGCGTGCGTCCGGGTGACCATGTGATTGTCCTTGCGGGCAACACCCTCGAGTACGCTAAGCTGTTCTTCGCCACGGGTGCGATAGGTGCCGTAttctccatcatcaacccgACATTTACTACAGAGGAGGTAATGTCTGCGGTGGAGCTTCTTG AGCCCACCGTTATTTTCGTCGCCGACAGGATCGGGTATCGCAAGAATAGTGGGCTTCTCGCAGAGCTCACGCAGCTCAAGGCGCAGAGTCCGCTCATTGTCCGGTTGCCGGCTGTTACAGCGGTTGAGACTATAGCTCAAGGGGTTGTTCCATGGGATGAATTTCTCCAGCGTGGCTCAAGCCATAGTCAAGAAGACGGCCTGCTGGCCCAGTATTGGGCAAAATCGGACCCGAATGACACATTTTGCGTGCAATTTACGAGTGGAACCACTGGTCCGAGAAAGGCGGCGATGTTATCACACCG GAACCTGATCAGCAATGCCTGGCTGGTGGGAAATCGGCTCGGATACACACCGGACGACTCTACCTGCTGCCTGGCGCCACTATTTCACTGTTTTGCACTGATCTGTGGCATCATTGCACCTATCATGTATGGCGGCGCAGCTGTGATCCCGTCGGATGTCTTCCTCGCAGGCGCGAGCCTTGAGGCGCTTTCGGAAGAGAGGTGCACGGTGATCCACGGCGTGGCCACCATGTTTCAAGCTTTGCTGGACCATCCGGATGCTGCGAAACATGCATCTAACTTTCGTCTGCGGACTGGCATTGTGGCAGGTTCAACCCTCTCACGTAGTTGGATCAAGCGTCTCGATGAAGTGTTTGGGTTTACTGGACTTGCTTACGGTTACG GCATGACAGAGTTGTCCTGCATGGTATTTTTGACGGACCCGTCACGGGTGTCACTGCTTGACGATCACACTTCTGTGGGCACTCTGTTGCCGCACAGTTATGCTCGGGTTGTCGACAGCAAATTAAATGTGCTCCCTGCCGGTGTCCCTGGCGAGCTGCTCATTTTCGGATACCTTGTCTTCAAAGGATACTACAAGAACCCAGCGAAGACGGATCAAGCTTTGGTCCGTGATGCACAAGGTCGGGCTTGGTTGCGAACGGGCGATCTTGTGTCTATAAACGCAGCAGGTCGGTGCACTATCAGGGGAAGAGTCAAGGATATGATTAAACGAG GCGGAGAGAACATCTTCCCAGCAGATGTCGAGGCAGCTCTGGAGAAACACCCTGGTATTGTTGCGGCTGCTTGCATTGGCATTCCCGATGAGTACTGGGGTGAGATTGTGGGCGTGTTTGTCAAGCGTGAGTCTGGAAGCAAACTTGGCGAAAGAGAGCTCAAGCTTTGGCTCCGAAACAAGGTTGCTCCTCATAAGATGCCAGAACGGTTCTTTTGGCtcggagatggaggtggcATCCCGGACGAGTTGCCTTTCAATCACACAGGCAAGCTGATGAAAGGTGAACTGCGTGATATTGCCACGGCATTGGCAAAGGAAAAGTGA
- a CDS encoding hypothetical protein (antiSMASH:Cluster_5; EggNog:ENOG503NVRE; SMCOG1271:2-isopropylmalate synthase; COG:E), with amino-acid sequence MSFGNPVSKSGGKRVTNNTVKKYTPFPALHFPERKWPQKTLTKPPRWLSTDLRDGNQALVQPMDGDAKLRFFQHLVKFGYKEIEVSYPSASQTEFDFTRRLITTGAIPDDVWIQVMAPCREELIRTTIEAARGAKKVIVHIHLSTSEVFREVVFNMTEQETIELAVRCARLIRNLTKDSADPEMRQTEWTLEFTPENFQDTSLEFALEICEAVKAAWEPTEENKIIFNVAATVEVAMPNVFADQIEYFCTHISDREKVSVSLHNHNDRGCAVAATEMGQLAGADRVEGCLFSNGERTGNVDLVTLALNLYTQGVDPGIDFGNLNEVVDMVEELTKIPVHFRAPYAGKYTFCTFTGTHQDAIRKGYKSRARLEERSGPSAKWQMPYLPMDPADLGRKHEAIIRLNSQSGKGGIGWFVNTVFEVDMPRDLEVAFTRVVKSYSEEKGVEITHDIIEELFRSHYMLPKPEGVQLLSCNLRTGKTCSARSNGVKGVNGMNGHAVSGVNGVNDHANGHANGKPKPNGKPAIHEHTKTVHLQANIAIQGVRQTISGSGDDILTSLVDAVRGLGFCFDVLDYKTEWQHHEGAGENDESTRRSAGFVKLVSGDKTAWGVGIQEDSILASLHAILSAAAKLE; translated from the exons ATGAGCTTCGGAAACCCTGTTTCCAAATCGGGAGGAAAGAG ggtcaccaacaacacagTGAAGAAGTACACCCCATTCCCAGCTTTGCATTTTCCAGAGCGGAAATGGCCCCAGAAAACGTTGACAAAGCCGCCGCGGTGGCTGTCAACCGACCTGAGAGATGGGAATCAGGCCTTGGTACAG CCTATGGATGGTGACGCCAAGCTTCGCTTCTTCCAGCATCTGGTCAAGTTTGGCTACAAGGAAATCGAAGTCTCGTACCCATCAGCCAGCCAGACCGAATTCGATTTCACCAGGCggctcatcaccaccggtGCAATCCCAGATGATGTCTGGATCCAAGTAATGGCTCCCTGCCGCGAGGAGCTGATCAGAACCACCATTGAGGCAGCAAGAGGCGCCAAGAAAGTGATCGTGCACATTCACCTTTCTACATCTGAAGTCTTCCGGGAGGTGGTCTTCAACATGACCGAACAAGAGACCATCGAGCTGGCCGTCCGATGTGCACGGTTGATTCGCAATCTCACCAAAGATTCAGCCGATCCGGAAATGCGGCAGACTGAGTGGACGCTGGAATTCACCCCTGAGAACTTTCAAGATACCTCCCTGGAGTTTGCCCTGGAGATCTGTGAGGCAGTGAAGGCAGCCTGGGAACCGACAGAAGAGAACAAGATTATCTTCAACGTGGCAGCGACAGTCGAAGTAGCAATGCCCAATGTGTTTGCAGACCAAATCGAGTACTTCTGCACCCACATATCCGATCGGGAAAAGGTCAGCGTATCGCTGCATAATCACAATGATCGTGGCTGCGCTGTGGCCGCTACAGAAATGGGTCAGCTTGCCGGTGCGGATCGAGTGGAAGGCTGTCTATTTTCCAACGGAGAACGGACAGGCAATGTCGATTTGGTGACTCTCGCGCTGAACCTCTACACTCAGGGGGTGGACCCGGGCATTGACTTTGGCAACCTCAACGAAGTGGTCGACATGGTCGAAGAGCTCACCAAAATTCCGGTCCACTTTCGGGCACCATACGCTGGCAAATACACGTTCTGCACATTTACTGGCACCCACCAAGACGCCATACGCAAGGGCTACAAGTCCAGAGCCCgtttggaggagaggtcggGACCCTCAGCAAAATGGCAAATGCCATATCTTCCCATGGATCCTGCGGACTTGGGGAGGAAGCATGAAGCTATCATTCGCCTCAACTCTCAGAGTGGCAAAGGTGGTATTGGCTGGTTCGTGAATACGGTCTTCGAGGTCGATATGCCAAGAGACCTCGAGGTCGCCTTTACGAGGGTGGTCAAGAGCTACTCTGAAGAGAAGGGTGTTGAAATCACACATGATATCATTGAGGAACTTTTCAGGTCTCACTACATGCTCCCAAAGCCAGAGGGTGTGCAGCTTCTGAGCTGCAATCTGAGAACCGGGAAGACTTGCAGTGCAAGATCCAACGGCGTAAAAGGTGTCAACGGGATGAACGGCCACGCCGTCAGTGGCGTGAATGGCGTAAACGATCACGCCAACGGTCACGCCAACGGCAAACCAAAGCCCAACGGAAAGCCTGCTATACATGAACATACCAAAACGGTACACCTGCAGGCCAATATTGCTATCCAAGGAGTCAGACAAACCATTTCTGGCTCAGGAGATGACATTTTAACAAGCCTGGTGGACGCTGTACGCGGTCTCGGCTTCTGCTTTGACGTGCTCGACTACAAAACGGAGTGGCAGCATCACGAAGGAGCGGGGGAGAATGACGAGTCGACACGGAGAAGCGCCGGCTTCGTCAAGCTGGTGTCAGGGGACAAAACCGCTTGGGGAGTGGGTATTCAGGAAGATTCAATCCTGGCATCATTACATGCA ATTTTGAGCGCAGCCGCAAAGCTGGAGTAG
- a CDS encoding NRPS protein (antiSMASH:Cluster_5; EggNog:ENOG503NWBA; COG:Q; SMCOG1002:AMP-dependent synthetase and ligase), which produces MFGDDDIFFEVGGDSVMAQRLITAARRQGIHLTMEQIFLNAALADMAEVARVVNSTVEQTEEGLEAASGVPSPLGDHITLKDREILAKKCNVAAQDIEKVYSCTPMQESLLAEFDDRKTLYMRQFVFKLDNHVAPNHFRRAWEDTIQANPVLRTRICQLEGGTGNLQVVLSNDLGQWDSVDVDLKWFLERDAASPMLPGDPFFRYTVVEDKDPDGGIQRHFVWTVHHALCDGASIPEVFDDVSRRFRSEPTVERQPFEAFVRSSTVTPDLSSEKSFWKRSLSGLNPTPYPPIPQDPHFHADPASLFERTFVLDFSPLHGATKALILRAAWAILLSHYTGTEDVGFGAVNNGRTATVPGVSEMTGPTINLVPIALHVDPQEPVASFLSRVRVQAAEMIPFEHAGISRIRKHLAGTETTAVNFQTLFVVHPMSFDDAIGAATQTLGLKYIDALGKKEHHPYPLVITLTLSAGNNVKLAVQHDERLVPIQQAENMVHHFEVVLKQLGRSTKDAKLASISPFSDHDLRQIRRWNAFTPPVEETTIHHLFQQQVKRQPNAVAVCSLEGSLTYLEVAEHSSSLATQLVDAGVSTGTFVGVCFDKSIWTVVAILAVFKAGGIYVPIDPAHPRSRIEESVERVGIEVALASDVGARVLDGLCRYVITLNGPPPAPRADAIPPFNSVPSSIAYLLFTSGSTGKPKGLLMSHSAICTSIVHHGREFAAGPHWRTLQFGAHTFDLSIGEFFTTLAHGGCICVPSEEDRLNNLAGAITALNANTMLVVPTVANLLHPMDVPTIRTIVLAGEPITKETVTRWADSVDLTCAYGPSETAVWCSGNLRVSTDAHPGNIGKAIGASMWIVNPEDYHQLSAIGCVGEIVISGGLLGGGYFGDKALTDAAWVPAPSWLKELGSGYDMLYRSGDLARYNPDGTFQIVGRRDTQVKLRGFRIELGEIENQLMATGMITAALAALPTAGPCARNIVAIVCSAKSNLKNHNHIDIVVSKEERPLLERLKVRLSRSLPDYMIPTIWVALEQMPLLISGKIDRKSIKTWIQNMDYGLHRELVGDPDAEAGQGTIVPGSLAESLRQLWSEVLHVPEEHIDLGTSFIAIGGDSIAAIQIASQAKKKWGLSATVRSIISTKTLGHLVELVEESSKASIPMSPPEPTQLRQWVGDDESLPAIYRHILHSRLQDKPSVTIEHVYPFAPFQREILKARKFNPAVFLLSWRMEVFSLANQPVALERLAQAWERVVQKHTILRSIFLEDPSGNLPPVQAVLKKAEPEIAISSASAEEPEPTFISTQTPLVDDCFLPHRAHFIQHGERFFVHIELDHLVIDGWSLKLIKEAFLSAYEENGEGVLVSDEPPPYGAFVAAHHPDRVSADNEHWALVLRDQKPSLLPPPVGYPQAHPSLHSTEKTIIYLPEIQASSLKPFGFQHSITPASIFDAAWAQTLSAYTNSTSVAFEYVVSGRDEDVPGVFDIVGPLINVLPYHIDHVLSDGDPEQLARLAQRMQSQRDEDSSHTSSNVREVIETELGVKKLFNTAVNFQRRPTAVETSSLRVDDDLRKSRDPWHFDVLVRVMHITDDDTFKPSFEFDELLFDKDGMTKVAEDFWGRVKALVA; this is translated from the exons AtgtttggtgatgacgatATTTTCTTCGAGGTCGGGGGCGACTCTGTCATGGCACAAAGGTTAATCACAGCTGCAAGACGCCAAGGCATACACCTCACCATGGAACAGATATTCCTGAATGCCGCGCTGGCTGACATGGCAGAGGTGGCCCGTGTGGTGAATTCGACTGTTGAACAAACTGAAGAAGGCCTCGAGGCTGCTTCAGGTGTGCCGTCACCCTTGGGCGACCATATCACCCTCAAAGATAGGGAGATCTTGGCCAAAAAGTGCAACGTTGCCGCTCAGGACATCGAGAAGGTGTACTCATGCACTCCTATGCAGGAGTCCCTCTTGGCAGAGTTTGACGATAGGAAGACGCTGTACATGAGGCAGTTCGTGTTCAAGCTCGACAACCATGTTGCTCCCAACCATTTCCGGCGGGCTTGGGAAGATACCATTCAAGCAAACCCAGTCCTGCGAACCAGGATCTGCCAACTTGAGGGCGGGACTGGTAATCTTCAAGTTGTGTTGAGCAACGACCTGGGACAATGGGATAGCGTCGATGTTGACCTGAAGTGGTTTCTGGAAAGAGACGCTGCTAGCCCCATGCTCCCAGGCGACCCGTTCTTTCGCTACACCGTGGTGGAGGACAAAGATCCTGATGGGGGTATTCAACGACATTTTGTGTGGACGGTGCATCATGCTCTTTGCGATGGAGCCTCTATTCCCGAAGTCTTCGACGACGTTTCCAGACGGTTTCGCAGTGAACCCACCGTGGAACGCCAACCATTTGAGGCTTTCGTCCGTTCCTCAACTGTCACCCCGGACCTCTCGTCAGAGAAGAGCTTCTGGAAGAGATCATTGTCTGGTCTCAATCCAACACCTTACCCGCCTATCCCGCAGGATCCCCACTTCCATGCTGACCCGGCATCATTGTTTGAGCGGACGTTCGTGTTGGACTTTAGCCCACTGCATGGCGCTACAAAAGCTCTGATCCTCCGAGCGGCCTGGGCAATTCTCCTTTCACACTATACCGGCACCGAAGATGTGGGCTTTGGAGCCGTCAACAACGGTCGAACAGCTACAGTCCCAGGAGTCTCCGAGATGACTGGCCCTACCATCAACCTCGTTCCGATTGCGTTGCATGTCGATCCCCAGGAACCAGTCGCCTCTTTCCTGTCGCGGGTGAGAGTTCAGGCCGCTGAGATGATACCATTTGAGCATGCAGGCATCTCCAGAATACGAAAGCATTTAGCCGGCACTGAGACGACGGCCGTTAACTTTCAGACGTTGTTCGTTGTTCATCCAATGAGTTTTGACGATGCGATTGGGGCTGCGACACAAACGCTGGGTCTCAAGTATATCGATGCGCTTGGCAAAAAAGAGCATCACCCATACCCGCTTGTCATCACTCTGACATTGTCAGCTGGAAACAATGTGAAGCTGGCAGTTCAACATGATGAAAGATTGGTTCCGATTCAACAAGCCGAAAACATGGTACACCATTTTGAAGTTGTTCTGAAACAGCTGGGCAGATCCACCAAAGATGCCAAGTTGGCATCTATATCTCCTTTTAGTGATCACGACCTGCGCCAAATTCGGCGGTGGAATGCATTTACACCCCCTGTAGAGGAGACAACGATACACCATCTCTTCCAGCAGCAGGTCAAGAGGCAGCCCAACGCAGTGGCGGTCTGTTCATTAGAGGGCTCCCTAACGTACCTCGAGGTGGCCGAGCATTCCTCCTCGTTGGCGACACAGCTGGTGGATGCTGGTGTGAGCACGGGTACTTTTGTGGGCGTGTGCTTCGACAAATCTATCTGGACAGTGGTGGCCATCTTGGCAGTCTTCAAGGCAGGCGGCATCTATGTCCCAATCGATCCTGCGCATCCTCGAAGCCGCATCGAAGAATCGGTCGAGAGGGTTGGCATTGAGGTAGCTCTCGCTTCCGATGTCGGCGCAAGGGTCCTCGATGGACTGTGTCGCTATGTCATCACCTTGAATGGTCCCCCTCCGGCGCCCAGGGCTGATGCCATCCCACCGTTTAACTCGGTACCGTCCAGTATCGCctacctcctcttcacctctgGTAGCACAGGCAAACCGAAAGGCCTTCTCATGTCTCACTCCGCAATTTGCACTTCGATTGTACATCATGGCCGGGAATTTGCAGCCGGTCCGCATTGGAGAACGCTCCAGTTTGGAGCTCACACGTTTGATCTTTCCATTGGCGagttcttcaccacccttgCCCATGGCGGTTGTATCTGTGTGCCATCCGAAGAAGACAGACTGAACAACCTAGCCGGGGCCATCACAGCGTTGAATGCCAACACGATGCTTGTTGTCCCCACAGTTGCAaacctccttcaccccaTGGACGTGCCAACTATCAGAACAATTGTTCTCGCCGGCGAACCCATTACAAAGGAGACCGTCACCCGATGGGCCGACTCAGTTGATCTGACATGTGCCTATGGTCCCTCTGAGACAGCCGTGTGGTGTTCGGGGAATCTGAGGGTATCAACAGATGCACACCCCGGAAATATCGGCAAGGCCATCGGAGCCAGTATGTGGATTGTCAATCCTGAGGACTACCACCAACTGAGCGCGATCGGATGCGTGGGTGAGATCGTGATTTCCGGAGGACTTCTTGGCGGAGGGTATTTTGGCGACAAAGCCCTCACTGATGCTGCCTGGGTACCAGCTCCAAGCTGGCTCAAAGAGCTAGGCTCAGGATATGACATGTTGTACAGGTCGGGTGACCTCGCTCGGTACAACCCTGATGGTACCTTTCAGATTGTTGGCCGACGCGATACGCAGGTCAAGTTGAGAGGATTTCGCATCGAGCTGGGTGAGATTGAGAATCAGCTTATGGCGACAGGTATGATCACCGCCGCTCTTGCTGCTCTTCCAACCGCGGGACCTTGTGCTCGAAACATCGTCGCTATTGTCTGCTCGGCCAAGTCAAACTTGAAGAACCATAATCATATCGATATCGTCGTGTCAAAGGAGGAACGACCTCTTCTGGAGAGGCTGAAGGTCCGCCTATCTCGGTCGCTTCCCGATTACATGATTCCCACCATTTGGGTGGCGCTGGAGCAAATGCCTCTGCTCATTTCAGGGAAAATAGACCGAAAGTCGATCAAGACCTGGATCCAGAATATGGACTATGGCCTTCATCGGGAACTCGTCGGAGATCCCGACGCCGAGGCGGGGCAAGGCACTATTGTTCCCGGGTCGTTGGCGGAGAGTTTGCGTCAGCTTTGGAGTGAAGTGTTGCATGTACCAGAAGAGCATATTGATCTCGGGACGTCTTTCATTGCGATTGGAGGAGATTCGATTGCTGCCATACAAATTGCATCGCAAGCCAAGAAGAAATGGGGATTGTCGGCCACAGTCCGCAGTATCATCAGCACAAAGACGTTGGGACatcttgttgagcttgtGGAAGAAAGCAGTAAAGCCTCGATCCCAATGTCACCACCAGAACCCACCCAGCTTCGCCAATGGGTCGGAGATGATGAGTCGCTGCCTGCCATCTACCGCCACATCCTCCATTCGCGACTGCAAGACAAGCCGTCAGTGACAATCGAACATGTATATCCTTTCGCGCCCTTCCAGAGAGAGATCCTGAAGGCCAGAAAGTTCAACCCAGCCGTTTTCCTATTGTCGTGGCGCATGGAAGTCTTCTCACTTGCCAATCAGCCTGTGGCACTTGAGAGACTTGCCCAAGCATGGGAACGTGTGGTTCAGAAGCATACCATCTTGCGCAGCATATTCCTCGAAGACCCAAGCGGCAATCTTCCACCGGTCCAGGCAGTATTGAAGAAAGCAGAACCGGAGATAGCGATATCCTCGGCATCCGCTGAAGAGCCCGAGCCCACTTTCATCAGCACCCAAACACCACTAGTAGATGACTGCTTCCTGCCTCATCGAGCCCACTTTATCCAACATGGCGAGAGATTCTTTGTTCACATCGAGCTTGATCACCTGGTCATAGACGGGTGGTCACTCAAGCTTATCAAGGAAGCTTTCCTGTCCGCATATGAGGAGAATGGAGAGGGCGTCCTTGTTTCGGATGAGCCTCCACCCTATGGCGCCTTTGTCGCTGCTCATCACCCAGATCGTGTTAGCGCGGACAATGAACACTGGGCCTTGGTACTCCGTGATCAGAAACCGTCTCTGTTGCCTCCCCCGGTCGGGTATCCACAAGCACATCCATCCCTGCACAGCACCGAGAAGACTATCATCTACCTCCCCGAGATCCAAGCCTCCTCTCTCAAGCCATTCGGCTTCCAACACTCCATTACACCTGCCAGCATCTTCGACGCCGCCTGGGCACAGACTCTGAGCGCCTACACGAACTCGACTAGTGTGGCATTTGAGTATGTCGTTTCTGGGCGTGATGAAGATGTGCCTGGAGTATTTGATATTGTTGGCCCGCTTATCAACGTCCTCCCATATCACATCGACCACGTGTTAAGTGACGGGGATCCAGAGCAGTTGGCGAGGCTAGCCCAGCGAATGCAGTCCCAGCGGGATGAAGATAGTTCTCATACTTCAAGCAACGTGAGAGAGGTTATTGAGACTGAGCTGGGTGTGAAGAAGCTGTTCAATACGGCGGTGAACTTCCAGAGAAGACCGACAGCTGTCGAAACGTCGAGCCTGAGAGTAGATGACGATCTGAGAAAGTCGAGGGATCCTTGGCAT TTTGATGTGTTGGTGAGGGTCATGCACATCACTGATGATGATACCTTCAAGCCATCATTCGAGTTCGATGAGCTGTTGTTCGACAAGGATGGTATGACGAAAGTAGCTGAGGATTTTTGGGGTAGAGTGAAGGCTCTAGTAGCATAG
- a CDS encoding hypothetical protein (SMCOG1066:alpha/beta hydrolase domain-containing protein; COG:I; MEROPS:MER0034665; antiSMASH:Cluster_5; EggNog:ENOG502VJSB): MEYSGYSQVNPQWTKFVASHSELGDLDRVGIVERRRIFGEVEAKIPPRKIPEDVANSSITVDTFSITARDGYEIPVRSYVPGSGSAENRPVLIYLHAGGFLFGDLESGDLNCRTLAARLNISVLNVGYRLAPKWPFPHGLNDSYDATAWAAANAKTRLDASPTAGFLVGGISSGANFAGVIAYQARDAGLSPPITGLWISIPVCILPQAYHLLPPEQREQLLSLEQNAENPLLTKKSLADIQAIYGSPPEDPRISFLLNKDHNNLPKRAYFQICGRDPLRDEAFLWQKLLEKHSGTRSRVHLYTGMPHGFWRFLEMKASQEWLDDLLDGISM, encoded by the exons ATGGAATATTCCGGCTACTCGCAGGTTAACCCGCAATGGACCAAG TTTGTGGCGTCCCACTCCGAGCTTGGCGATCTGGATCGAGTCGGCATAGTGGAGCGCCGTCGTATCTTTGGCGAGGTCGAGGCAAAGATTCCGCCACGAAAGATACCAGAGGATGTTGCCAACAGTTCCATAACTGTCGACACGTTCAGCATTACTGCCAGAGATGGGTATGAGATACCGGTTCGGAGTTATGTCCCAGGATCTGGCAGCGCCGAGAACCGGCCCGTCCTCATCTACCTGCATGCCGGAGGTTTCTTATTTGGCGACTTGGAGTCTGGTGATCTGAACTGCCGAACCTTGGCTGCAAGACTGAACATTAGCGTCTTGAATGTTGGGTATCGACTTGCTCCTAAGTGGCCATTTCCTCATGGGCTGAATGACAGCTATGATGCCACCGCGTGG GCTGCCGCCAACGCTAAGACCCGCCTCGATGCCTCCCCAACAGCAGGTTTTCTTGTCGGCGGGATCTCCTCGGGTGCCAACTTCGCCGGGGTCATCGCCTACCAGGCACGCGATGCCGGTCTTTCACCTCCAATAACAGGACTTTGGATTTCCATCCCCGTCTGCATCTTGCCACAGGCTtaccatctcctccctcccgaACAGAGAGAGCAGTTACTGAGTCTTGAGCAAAATGCTGAGAATCCGCTGTTGACGAAGAAGTCGCTTGCTGACATTCAGG CCATCTACGGTTCACCCCCCGAGGATCCACGCATCTCGTTCTTGTTGAATAAAGaccacaacaacctcccaaaGAGAGCCTACTTCCAGATCTGCGGCCGGGATCCGCTGCGTGATGAGGCGTTTTTGTGGCAGAAGTTGCTGGAGAAGCATTCAGGGACAAGAAGCAGGGTCCATCTCTACACCGGGATGCCGCATGGGTTCTGGAGGTTCTTGGAGATGAAAGCGAGCCAGGAGTGGTTGGATGATTTACTGGATGGGATCAG CATGTAG